The following are encoded in a window of Flavobacterium psychrotrophum genomic DNA:
- a CDS encoding ABC transporter ATP-binding protein translates to MNTPLLHIKDLTISARKDGQWLPIVKNSSFTLNRNEVLGIVGESGSGKSVTSLAVMGLLPKGILQITNGSIVFDGRDVSALTQKELRKLRGGEISMIFQEPMSSLNPSLKCGYQVAEILKEHTKLTDKEIKSKVLELFEKVKLPNPDAIYNRYPHEISGGQKQRVMIAMAIACKPKILIADEPTTALDVTVQKEIVLLLKDLQQETGMSIIFISHDLSLVSEIANRVIVMYRGDIVEQGYVQDIFANPQDTYTKALISSRPSLDVRLRRLPTIQDYLNNTVNTTEITPQQRATEQAILYSQPPLLEVINVEKEYVSNAGLFGKPAVFKAVNDVSFKIYEGETLGLVGESGCGKSTLGNAILQLDKATAGKILYRGKDLTKLSDKDIRALRKEIQIIFQDPYSSLNPRLTVGQSIIEPMKVHKLYGSDAERREKVVEILHRVGLGEEHYNRYPHEFSGGQRQRIGIARTIALQPKLIVCDESVSALDISVQAQVLNLLNELKENFGFTYIFISHDLAVVKYMSDQVLVMNKGRIEEMNEADALYAHPQQEYTKKLIAAIPS, encoded by the coding sequence ATGAACACGCCATTACTGCACATAAAAGACCTTACCATATCGGCACGAAAAGACGGCCAGTGGCTGCCTATTGTAAAAAACAGTTCGTTTACGCTTAACCGTAATGAGGTGCTGGGCATAGTAGGCGAATCGGGCTCGGGTAAGTCGGTAACATCGTTAGCGGTAATGGGATTGTTGCCAAAAGGTATACTGCAGATTACCAATGGCAGTATAGTATTTGATGGTAGAGATGTTTCTGCGCTAACCCAAAAAGAATTGCGCAAGCTTAGGGGCGGAGAAATCAGTATGATTTTTCAGGAACCTATGAGCTCGCTTAACCCATCGCTTAAGTGCGGCTACCAGGTGGCTGAGATTTTAAAAGAACATACAAAGCTTACCGATAAAGAAATAAAAAGCAAGGTGCTGGAGTTGTTTGAAAAAGTAAAACTGCCTAACCCTGATGCTATTTACAACCGTTACCCACATGAGATTTCGGGTGGGCAAAAGCAGCGCGTAATGATAGCCATGGCTATTGCCTGCAAGCCAAAAATACTTATTGCAGATGAGCCTACCACAGCGCTTGATGTTACCGTGCAAAAAGAAATTGTACTGCTCCTAAAAGACCTGCAACAGGAAACGGGCATGAGCATCATTTTTATTTCGCACGACCTTTCGCTGGTATCTGAAATTGCCAACCGTGTAATTGTTATGTACCGTGGCGACATTGTAGAGCAGGGCTATGTGCAGGATATTTTTGCCAACCCGCAGGATACGTACACCAAGGCGCTTATTAGTTCGCGACCGTCATTAGATGTGCGCCTGCGCCGCTTGCCCACCATTCAGGATTATCTTAATAACACTGTAAATACTACCGAGATTACCCCGCAGCAGCGTGCTACAGAACAGGCTATACTCTATAGCCAGCCGCCATTGCTTGAGGTTATAAACGTAGAAAAAGAGTATGTTTCTAACGCCGGATTGTTTGGTAAGCCTGCGGTTTTTAAGGCGGTGAATGATGTTAGTTTTAAGATATACGAAGGCGAAACCCTGGGCCTTGTAGGTGAATCGGGGTGTGGCAAGAGTACGCTGGGTAATGCAATTTTACAGCTGGATAAAGCCACAGCAGGCAAGATACTGTACAGAGGCAAAGACCTTACAAAGCTTTCTGATAAAGACATTCGCGCCCTGCGCAAAGAGATACAAATTATCTTTCAGGATCCGTATTCGTCGCTTAACCCACGTTTAACGGTGGGGCAATCTATAATCGAACCCATGAAGGTGCACAAGCTGTATGGCAGTGATGCAGAACGCCGCGAAAAGGTGGTAGAAATACTACACCGTGTAGGGCTGGGCGAAGAGCATTACAACCGCTACCCACATGAGTTTAGCGGAGGCCAGCGCCAGCGTATTGGCATAGCGCGTACCATAGCATTACAACCCAAGCTTATAGTGTGTGATGAGAGTGTTTCGGCACTCGATATATCGGTACAGGCACAGGTGCTGAATTTACTTAACGAGCTTAAAGAGAACTTTGGGTTTACTTACATTTTTATTTCGCACGACCTTGCTGTAGTAAAGTACATGAGCGACCAGGTACTGGTTATGAACAAAGGCCGTATTGAAGAAATGAACGAAGCCGATGCCCTTTATGCCCACCCGCAACAGGAATATACTAAAAAGCTTATTGCCGCAATTCCATCTTAA
- the atpD gene encoding F0F1 ATP synthase subunit beta, translating to MSTVIGKVAQIIGPVVDVVFNAQDAVLPRIYDSLEITKKDGTKLVLEVQSHVGENTVRTISMDSTDGLSRGQEVIGTGAPIQMPIGGDIYGRLFNVIGDAIDGLGDLPKAGANGLPIHRQAPKFEELSTSSEVLFTGIKVIDLIEPYAKGGKIGLFGGAGVGKTVLIQELINNIAKGHGGLSVFAGVGERTREGNDLLREMLESGIIKYGEDFMHSMENGGWDLTKVDKEGMRQSKATFVFGQMNEPPGARARVALSGLTIAEYFRDGAGEAQGKDVLFFVDNIFRFTQAGSEVSALLGRMPSAVGYQPTLATEMGAMQERITSTKKGSITSVQAVYVPADDLTDPAPATTFAHLDATTVLSRKIAELGIYPAVDPLDSTSRILTPQILGDEHYNTAQRVKEILQKYKQLQDIIAILGMEELSEEDKLSVSRARRVQRFLSQPFHVAEQFTGIPGVLVDIKDTIKGFNMIIDGELDHLPEAAFNLKGTIQDVIEAGREMLAKA from the coding sequence ATGTCTACAGTAATAGGAAAAGTTGCACAGATTATCGGACCGGTGGTTGACGTGGTGTTTAATGCACAGGATGCCGTGCTTCCAAGGATTTATGATTCGTTAGAGATCACTAAAAAAGATGGTACAAAACTGGTACTTGAAGTACAGTCTCACGTGGGTGAAAACACCGTACGTACCATTTCGATGGACTCAACTGACGGCCTTAGCCGCGGACAAGAGGTTATCGGTACAGGTGCTCCTATCCAGATGCCTATAGGTGGAGACATCTACGGACGTTTGTTTAATGTTATTGGCGACGCTATCGACGGCCTTGGTGACCTGCCTAAAGCAGGTGCTAACGGATTGCCTATCCACCGCCAGGCGCCTAAGTTTGAAGAGCTTTCTACATCTTCTGAAGTACTTTTTACAGGTATCAAAGTAATCGACCTTATCGAGCCTTATGCAAAAGGTGGTAAAATTGGTCTTTTTGGTGGTGCCGGTGTTGGTAAAACAGTACTTATCCAGGAGCTAATTAACAATATCGCAAAAGGCCACGGTGGTCTTTCTGTATTCGCCGGTGTAGGTGAGCGTACCCGTGAAGGTAACGACTTACTTCGTGAGATGCTTGAATCGGGCATTATCAAATATGGCGAAGACTTTATGCACTCTATGGAAAACGGCGGATGGGATCTTACTAAAGTAGATAAAGAAGGCATGCGCCAGTCTAAAGCTACTTTCGTATTTGGCCAGATGAACGAGCCACCAGGAGCACGTGCACGTGTTGCCCTTTCAGGACTTACCATTGCTGAGTACTTCCGTGATGGAGCCGGTGAGGCTCAAGGTAAAGACGTACTTTTCTTCGTAGACAACATCTTCCGTTTTACACAAGCGGGTTCAGAGGTATCGGCACTACTAGGACGTATGCCATCTGCGGTAGGTTACCAGCCTACGCTTGCAACTGAGATGGGTGCTATGCAGGAGCGTATTACTTCTACTAAGAAAGGTTCAATTACATCAGTACAGGCGGTTTACGTTCCTGCGGATGACTTAACTGACCCTGCACCTGCTACAACTTTTGCCCACCTTGATGCTACTACGGTACTTAGCCGTAAAATTGCTGAGCTTGGTATCTACCCTGCGGTAGACCCTCTTGACTCTACTTCAAGGATTCTTACACCACAAATTCTTGGTGATGAGCACTACAACACGGCTCAAAGGGTAAAAGAAATTCTGCAGAAATACAAACAACTACAAGATATCATCGCTATCCTTGGTATGGAAGAGCTTAGCGAAGAAGATAAGCTATCGGTAAGCCGTGCACGTAGGGTACAGCGTTTCCTTTCTCAGCCGTTCCACGTTGCTGAGCAGTTTACAGGTATACCGGGCGTTCTTGTAGATATTAAAGATACCATCAAAGGCTTTAACATGATTATTGATGGCGAACTTGACCACCTTCCTGAAGCTGCCTTTAACCTTAAAGGTACCATACAGGATGTAATTGAGGCAGGTCGCGAAATGTTAGCTAAAGCGTAA
- a CDS encoding HD domain-containing protein: MSHAVLIHHTINFVKQQLEGAEGGHDWFHIQRVYNNALNIAKGENCNLLVVQLGALLHDVADSKFHNGDETVGPRVATQFLQSHDVDTETIAHVVAIIENISFKGGNFEKKFSSIELDIVQDADRLDALGAIGLARTFNYGGFKNRPLYDPAIPPALGMDKEQYKASVSPTINHFYEKLLLLKDRMNTETGRTIAEGRHKYMEAFLAQFYAEWEGEL; this comes from the coding sequence ATGAGCCACGCTGTCCTAATACACCATACCATAAACTTTGTAAAACAACAGCTTGAGGGCGCCGAGGGTGGTCACGACTGGTTTCATATACAACGGGTGTATAACAATGCGCTAAACATTGCTAAAGGCGAGAACTGCAACCTGCTTGTAGTACAGCTGGGCGCTTTATTGCACGATGTGGCCGATAGCAAATTTCATAATGGCGATGAAACCGTAGGGCCGCGTGTGGCTACCCAGTTTTTGCAAAGCCATGATGTGGATACCGAAACCATAGCCCATGTGGTGGCTATAATAGAGAACATATCGTTTAAAGGAGGAAATTTCGAAAAGAAATTCAGCAGTATTGAACTGGATATTGTTCAGGATGCCGACCGTTTAGATGCACTTGGCGCAATAGGCCTCGCACGCACCTTTAACTATGGCGGGTTTAAAAACAGGCCGTTATACGACCCTGCTATTCCGCCTGCTTTAGGCATGGATAAGGAGCAGTACAAAGCCAGCGTATCGCCCACGATAAACCATTTCTACGAAAAGCTGTTACTGCTTAAAGACCGCATGAATACCGAAACGGGACGCACTATTGCCGAAGGGCGCCATAAGTATATGGAGGCCTTTCTTGCACAGTTCTATGCTGAATGGGAAGGGGAGCTGTAG
- a CDS encoding site-specific recombinase has translation MKFRKTKAVMTLDDFFKLNFDENNLWEYKADEVDLLAELVSLLRPYHPDALPPVDLSALLEILQGNERYRMGLSLYIKGLLKQKKFSKILTDAGILTDSDFLFEVKKRVFSKLIPDQPPKDSLEYILNQVFYLKTDPVWIKKIPCEKLEELYQALGFHSIYVSAEAKSPLSELLFAMEVLVHRIAGRALETDVIEMVPEYENLDSPFLAIQKEFGLISERLQEQQQNYVSPDDVGYRQLLVLHHQCTDYVKAAFKNSEKYGISIRVNQNLLRIRQQLERLGVLLPLLAVDENREATQDTIRLSLNVITYNCVKNNVRKLINESTQLISYEITQHTADTGEHYITNNRREYFRMFWAASGGGIIVGILCVIKVLLGKIETSGFGHAFFYSLNYSFGFIAIYLTGATLATKQPAMTASALVRALEKGRKNQELPENEKFNAFAEFFARVFRSQFIAFVGNVLVAFPVAWGGIWLIDTAFHYNIALTKWYSLVTDLSPIHSPAIFHAAIAGVFLFLSGIIAGSVANRDKFRHVYYRIAEHPLLKKSFGRTRAQKLAKWYENKWAGIVSNLWFGVFMGSTASIGLFLGLDLDIRHITFASGNLALALYGANYNIANNLIIWGVAGIFVIGMVNFLVSFGLSMSLAFRSRSIPFAEFWPVSRAIWKHFKRKPGSFFFPSFRKKKVLLKDEENQV, from the coding sequence ATGAAGTTCAGGAAAACGAAAGCTGTAATGACCCTTGATGACTTCTTCAAACTAAATTTTGACGAAAACAACCTGTGGGAATACAAAGCCGATGAAGTAGACCTGCTTGCAGAACTCGTAAGCCTGTTGCGCCCCTACCACCCTGATGCACTGCCACCCGTAGACTTATCTGCATTGCTGGAAATATTGCAGGGCAATGAGCGCTACCGCATGGGACTTTCGCTTTACATAAAAGGGTTACTAAAGCAAAAAAAATTTAGCAAGATACTTACCGATGCCGGCATCCTTACCGATTCTGATTTCTTGTTTGAAGTCAAAAAACGGGTATTTTCTAAACTAATACCAGACCAGCCCCCTAAAGATTCACTGGAATATATACTAAACCAGGTTTTTTACCTGAAGACCGACCCCGTCTGGATAAAAAAGATTCCCTGCGAAAAGTTAGAGGAACTGTACCAAGCCCTGGGGTTTCATTCCATATATGTATCTGCTGAAGCAAAAAGTCCGCTATCAGAACTGCTCTTTGCCATGGAGGTACTCGTTCACCGCATTGCAGGGCGCGCCCTGGAGACTGATGTGATAGAAATGGTGCCGGAGTATGAAAACCTCGACAGCCCGTTCCTGGCCATACAAAAAGAGTTTGGTCTTATAAGCGAACGGCTTCAAGAGCAACAACAAAATTATGTGTCGCCCGATGATGTGGGTTACCGCCAGCTGCTTGTACTGCACCACCAGTGTACTGATTATGTAAAAGCAGCCTTTAAGAACAGCGAAAAGTATGGCATTTCTATCCGGGTTAACCAAAACCTGCTGCGCATACGCCAGCAGTTGGAACGCCTTGGTGTACTGTTGCCCCTGCTTGCAGTAGACGAAAACCGCGAAGCCACACAGGATACCATTCGCCTTAGCCTGAATGTAATTACTTACAACTGTGTAAAAAACAATGTGCGCAAGCTGATAAACGAAAGTACCCAGCTTATATCATACGAAATTACCCAGCATACCGCAGACACAGGCGAACATTACATTACCAATAACCGCCGCGAATATTTCAGGATGTTTTGGGCGGCATCTGGCGGTGGTATTATTGTAGGCATCCTGTGTGTTATAAAAGTACTATTAGGCAAAATAGAAACCAGCGGCTTTGGGCATGCGTTTTTCTACAGCCTTAATTATTCGTTTGGGTTTATAGCCATCTACCTTACTGGGGCTACACTGGCTACCAAGCAGCCCGCCATGACGGCAAGTGCCCTGGTGCGCGCACTCGAAAAAGGCCGCAAAAACCAGGAGCTTCCTGAAAATGAAAAATTCAATGCCTTTGCCGAATTTTTTGCACGGGTATTTCGTTCGCAGTTTATTGCCTTTGTGGGCAATGTACTTGTGGCATTTCCGGTAGCGTGGGGTGGCATCTGGCTTATCGACACGGCCTTTCACTACAACATCGCACTTACCAAGTGGTACTCCCTGGTGACCGATCTTAGCCCCATACATTCTCCCGCCATCTTTCACGCCGCCATAGCGGGTGTGTTTTTGTTCCTTTCGGGTATCATAGCAGGCAGCGTAGCCAACCGCGATAAATTTCGACATGTGTATTACCGCATTGCAGAGCATCCGCTGCTTAAAAAAAGTTTTGGTCGCACGCGCGCACAAAAACTCGCAAAATGGTATGAAAATAAATGGGCAGGTATAGTAAGCAACCTTTGGTTTGGGGTATTTATGGGCAGCACCGCTTCTATAGGGCTGTTCCTGGGGCTTGACCTTGATATTCGCCACATTACCTTTGCCAGTGGTAACCTTGCACTCGCGCTTTACGGAGCTAATTACAACATTGCAAACAACCTTATCATTTGGGGTGTGGCAGGTATCTTTGTTATTGGTATGGTTAACTTCCTTGTAAGTTTTGGATTGAGTATGTCGCTTGCATTCCGTTCGCGAAGCATACCCTTTGCCGAATTCTGGCCCGTAAGCCGCGCCATCTGGAAACACTTTAAACGCAAACCGGGTTCGTTTTTCTTCCCTAGTTTCAGGAAGAAAAAAGTACTGCTAAAAGATGAAGAAAATCAGGTTTAA
- a CDS encoding NAD(P)H-binding protein, translated as MSKTAIILGATGSTGTELLKLLLADDRYEKVKLFSRNSVNVSHPKVKEYLIDLFKLEDYAADFTADVVFCCIGTTKAKTPDENTYHKIDYGIPVAAARLAMVNNIPSFIVISAVGVSKDSRFFYNRTKAEMQEAVLAQHIDNTYILQPSLILASRADNRLGEKIGAAVMTLLNPLLWGNLAKYRSIKASTIAKAMVWLDNNSYDKQIITSDKIVQLGA; from the coding sequence ATGTCAAAAACTGCTATTATTCTGGGAGCTACGGGCAGTACCGGAACCGAGCTATTAAAATTGCTGCTGGCTGATGACCGTTACGAAAAAGTAAAGCTGTTTTCTCGTAACAGTGTCAATGTTAGTCATCCTAAAGTTAAAGAGTATCTTATAGACCTTTTTAAACTGGAAGATTATGCCGCGGATTTTACTGCTGATGTAGTTTTTTGCTGCATTGGTACGACCAAAGCCAAAACTCCCGATGAAAATACCTACCACAAGATAGACTACGGCATACCTGTTGCTGCGGCTCGGCTTGCAATGGTAAATAACATACCGTCATTTATTGTGATATCAGCCGTTGGGGTAAGTAAAGACAGTCGCTTTTTTTATAACCGTACCAAAGCCGAAATGCAGGAGGCGGTGCTTGCGCAACATATTGATAACACCTACATACTGCAGCCTTCGCTGATACTTGCATCGCGTGCTGATAATCGGCTGGGCGAAAAAATAGGCGCTGCTGTAATGACATTGCTTAATCCGTTACTGTGGGGCAACCTGGCTAAGTACCGTAGCATTAAAGCGAGTACTATTGCTAAAGCTATGGTTTGGCTGGATAACAATAGCTATGACAAGCAGATTATTACATCTGATAAAATCGTTCAATTAGGAGCATAA
- a CDS encoding F0F1 ATP synthase subunit epsilon yields MLSLEIVSPEGHLFKGSVTSVTVPGTDGEFQMLDHHANIVSILAKGSIKIGVADYKTSTAFSERFIKSDKDQKFLLPIESGTLELNDNKIIILVD; encoded by the coding sequence ATGTTATCATTAGAAATAGTATCACCGGAAGGACATTTGTTTAAGGGCAGCGTTACATCGGTAACTGTTCCGGGTACAGATGGCGAATTCCAGATGCTGGACCACCACGCTAATATCGTTTCGATACTGGCTAAAGGCAGCATCAAAATTGGTGTGGCAGATTATAAAACGAGTACTGCTTTTTCAGAACGTTTTATAAAAAGCGATAAAGACCAAAAGTTCCTGCTGCCGATAGAAAGCGGCACACTGGAACTTAACGACAACAAAATCATTATTTTGGTTGATTAA
- a CDS encoding Abi family protein, which produces MGNIATNIKEQIQKLSDRGMELDYEEDKIKEILLDIGYYRLGFYWNPFEKDDQHNFKEGTKFSNVVELYYLDVDLRSIIIKYLNRIELNFRTKLIYYVSNKYKSSPTWFINPKVISNEYIAKFNDYYDYDFINNNKQIKNHHLKYGPYAPAWKTLEFFTFGSILKTFKCLKEDDIKQRISEVYGVKNIQKFINLFETIVYVRNCCAHSSVLFDLNLPKSISAFAEIKFNGHERHNLDSCIKVILFILGNVSTSRKDEMEKLLNDLFLKYSTNDFVKNIIETKIGHKFG; this is translated from the coding sequence ATGGGAAACATTGCTACAAATATAAAAGAGCAGATTCAAAAACTTTCTGATCGTGGAATGGAACTTGACTATGAGGAAGACAAGATAAAAGAGATACTACTTGATATAGGTTATTACCGACTTGGTTTTTACTGGAATCCTTTTGAAAAAGATGATCAGCATAATTTTAAGGAAGGTACAAAATTTTCAAATGTTGTTGAATTATATTATTTGGATGTTGATTTAAGGAGTATTATAATAAAGTATTTAAATAGGATAGAACTAAATTTTAGGACAAAACTTATTTATTATGTTTCTAATAAATATAAATCATCACCAACTTGGTTTATAAATCCAAAGGTTATAAGTAATGAATATATAGCAAAATTTAACGACTATTACGATTACGATTTTATAAATAATAACAAACAAATAAAAAATCACCATTTAAAATATGGACCATACGCTCCAGCTTGGAAAACGTTAGAGTTTTTTACATTTGGTTCAATTTTAAAAACATTCAAGTGCCTAAAAGAGGACGATATTAAGCAGAGAATCTCAGAAGTTTATGGGGTTAAAAATATACAAAAGTTTATAAACTTATTTGAGACAATAGTTTATGTAAGAAATTGTTGTGCACATAGCAGTGTATTGTTTGACTTAAATCTGCCAAAGAGTATCTCTGCATTTGCCGAGATTAAATTTAACGGACATGAGAGACATAATTTAGATTCTTGTATAAAAGTTATTTTGTTTATTCTTGGTAATGTATCTACATCTAGAAAAGATGAGATGGAAAAATTATTGAACGACTTATTTTTGAAGTATAGCACAAATGACTTCGTAAAAAACATAATAGAAACAAAAATAGGACATAAATTTGGGTAG
- a CDS encoding class I SAM-dependent methyltransferase encodes MQQIPSEQELKEIARQLSCPQGEAGIAMGENMNLNNIGMTRASITALQLKGGESVLELGHGNCGHLETLLSAGDGITYQGLEISAEMQQAAQQKNTAAVAEDIAHFDLYDGTTISFEDNRFDMIFTVNTIYFWEDAPALLTEIARVLKPNGKCIITFADKSFMEQLPFTQYGFNLFDKGRFSALIEESPLQVADFIDKDEWVTSKSGQEVNRHFIVALLNKK; translated from the coding sequence ATGCAACAAATACCTTCTGAACAAGAGCTTAAAGAAATAGCCCGCCAGCTTAGCTGCCCACAGGGCGAAGCAGGCATTGCCATGGGCGAGAACATGAATCTGAACAACATAGGCATGACGCGTGCCTCTATAACGGCTTTACAACTTAAAGGCGGCGAAAGCGTTCTAGAGTTAGGTCATGGTAATTGCGGTCATCTTGAGACGTTGCTTTCAGCAGGAGATGGCATTACGTATCAGGGGCTTGAAATATCGGCGGAGATGCAGCAGGCGGCACAACAAAAAAACACTGCCGCTGTAGCAGAAGACATTGCCCATTTTGACCTATATGATGGCACCACGATATCCTTTGAAGATAATCGTTTCGACATGATCTTTACCGTAAACACAATTTACTTTTGGGAGGATGCCCCGGCATTGCTAACCGAAATAGCCCGCGTGCTAAAACCTAATGGTAAATGCATTATTACTTTTGCCGATAAAAGCTTTATGGAACAACTGCCTTTTACCCAATACGGCTTTAATCTTTTTGACAAAGGGCGTTTCTCTGCTTTAATTGAAGAAAGCCCGTTGCAGGTGGCAGATTTCATTGATAAAGACGAATGGGTAACCAGCAAATCTGGCCAGGAAGTAAATAGGCATTTTATTGTTGCATTGCTGAATAAAAAGTAA
- a CDS encoding L-threonine 3-dehydrogenase, which yields MAKILIIGACGQIGTELTKKLRAEFGTDEVIASDVRKGDPAFVASGPFEVVNALDYNQVEQIIEKHGVTDVYLMAALLSATAEKNPAFAWDLNMNSLFHVLNIAKAGKIKKIFWPSSIAVFGPTTPKKNTPQYTVMEPSTVYGISKQSGERWCEYYHNIYGVDVRSIRYPGLISWSTPPGGGTTDYAVDIYHKALENGEYTCFLSEETRLPMMYMDDAIRATVDIMKAPTENIKIRSSYNLSAMDFTPAEIANAIKAELPEFTIGYEPDFRQKIADSWPQSIDDSSARTDWGWKHDFDLQSMTKDMLAHLSKKA from the coding sequence ATGGCCAAAATTTTAATAATTGGCGCCTGCGGGCAAATAGGTACTGAGCTAACTAAAAAGCTGCGTGCCGAGTTTGGCACGGATGAAGTTATAGCATCAGACGTTCGTAAAGGAGATCCTGCTTTTGTGGCATCGGGGCCTTTTGAAGTAGTAAACGCGCTTGATTATAACCAGGTAGAACAGATTATTGAAAAACACGGTGTTACCGATGTTTACCTTATGGCTGCCCTGCTTAGCGCTACTGCCGAGAAAAACCCTGCCTTTGCATGGGACCTTAACATGAATTCTCTTTTCCATGTACTTAATATTGCCAAGGCCGGCAAGATCAAAAAGATATTCTGGCCCAGCAGCATTGCCGTTTTTGGACCTACTACACCTAAAAAAAACACACCGCAATATACTGTAATGGAGCCAAGCACCGTTTATGGTATAAGCAAGCAAAGCGGAGAGCGCTGGTGCGAATACTACCATAACATTTATGGTGTAGATGTGCGCAGCATTCGCTATCCCGGCCTTATAAGCTGGAGCACGCCTCCCGGTGGCGGTACTACAGATTATGCTGTAGATATTTACCACAAAGCATTAGAAAACGGCGAATATACCTGCTTTTTGAGCGAAGAAACACGCCTGCCCATGATGTATATGGACGATGCCATTCGTGCAACGGTAGACATAATGAAGGCTCCGACCGAAAACATAAAAATACGTTCGAGCTATAACCTTAGCGCTATGGACTTTACTCCTGCCGAGATAGCTAATGCCATTAAAGCAGAGTTGCCGGAATTTACCATAGGCTACGAGCCAGATTTCCGACAGAAGATAGCCGACAGCTGGCCGCAAAGCATTGATGATAGCAGTGCCCGTACCGACTGGGGCTGGAAACACGATTTTGACCTGCAAAGCATGACTAAAGATATGCTGGCACACCTCTCTAAGAAAGCGTAA
- a CDS encoding response regulator, translating into MAYKNIIFIDNDEEDRMIFKDTLFHLYPRIIYNDFSGADEALDYLSHDFIILPDLVFLDINMPGKDGFHVLKAIKKNERLKEIPVIMFSTSSEKNDMQKASKLGALGYAVKPSQLSDLEKIMDVAINKLVYSSEPSQYIIRLHD; encoded by the coding sequence ATGGCCTACAAGAACATCATTTTTATTGACAATGACGAAGAAGACAGGATGATCTTTAAAGACACGCTGTTTCATTTATACCCCCGTATTATTTATAATGACTTTTCCGGTGCAGATGAGGCGCTTGATTACCTAAGCCACGACTTTATCATACTGCCCGATCTTGTTTTCCTGGACATTAATATGCCCGGAAAAGATGGCTTTCATGTACTTAAGGCCATCAAAAAGAACGAACGCTTAAAGGAAATTCCGGTTATTATGTTTTCTACAAGTTCAGAAAAAAATGATATGCAAAAAGCCAGTAAGCTTGGCGCTTTGGGCTATGCTGTAAAACCATCACAATTGTCTGATCTGGAAAAGATAATGGATGTAGCTATAAATAAGCTCGTTTACTCATCAGAGCCATCACAATACATCATCAGGCTTCACGATTAA
- a CDS encoding GDYXXLXY domain-containing protein yields MKTKHILIAFAATAMAQLIIPAQMVFENEMAYTSGTEYKFKTEPVDPNDPFRGKYINLNFDADEVTMPGDEWNYKEKSYVVLGKDRQGFAKIDTLLHDKPAKGDYVQVEANYTYDGKVRITYPFNRFYMEESKAYDAETAYREYSRDTTKVPAYAIVSVRKNVAVVKDVIINGQSIQDYVAKGQK; encoded by the coding sequence ATGAAAACTAAACACATTCTTATAGCTTTTGCCGCCACGGCAATGGCACAGCTAATAATTCCTGCACAAATGGTATTTGAAAATGAAATGGCTTACACAAGCGGTACGGAATATAAGTTTAAAACCGAACCTGTAGACCCTAACGACCCTTTTAGGGGAAAATACATAAACCTGAATTTTGACGCCGATGAAGTTACCATGCCTGGTGATGAATGGAACTATAAAGAAAAAAGCTATGTAGTATTAGGGAAAGACAGGCAGGGCTTTGCTAAAATTGACACACTGCTACACGACAAACCTGCCAAGGGCGACTATGTACAGGTAGAAGCAAACTATACTTATGACGGCAAGGTGCGCATCACCTACCCTTTCAACCGTTTTTATATGGAAGAAAGCAAAGCTTATGATGCCGAAACCGCTTACCGCGAATACAGCCGCGACACCACCAAGGTACCTGCCTATGCCATTGTAAGCGTAAGGAAAAATGTAGCCGTGGTAAAAGATGTTATTATAAACGGGCAGAGCATACAAGATTATGTAGCGAAGGGGCAAAAGTAA